Proteins encoded within one genomic window of Apis mellifera strain DH4 linkage group LG1, Amel_HAv3.1, whole genome shotgun sequence:
- the LOC409527 gene encoding TBC domain-containing protein kinase-like protein, which translates to MCPALLENEERCFGGMTFFAQSHPVEVCGSNGLPLTPNSITIYGKSQFLKTVHHPNLSTYLDIIRSKHERIVVVAEYNGDPLNNKQNLNIDDIIKIAFQCLLGLQHMNMLNLVHRHLSPENILINKSGNVQLYNFGLYYMTDSGKNVSFPIGYPKYTAPEVFLSPGVSSAKVDSWSLGIIIAELLLTKSIWSGVKLSQCLRKVLSLIHCETSVFERLARETNCYNTYKDLPDKVKEFVDSCLQIHPSKRKIPEELLKLPIFEEFLLKNEKEKKKNLYKNVIVRKMDELYYLWQLAGGDITVELKKQGLIRSRPPILSIPNLVILLGQMFGRRDTAGLLDLRVVKVPLDTLRQRLSHIPYIANYPWLTNQMHVQSQEDLIDAASQLPLIIRERDTEYQFYRIVLYDRLLQVYPITQEVIIKEAHKDIPPPVRGAVWAALLGITGDIQKRYDMIDKETPTHTDRQIEVDIPRCHQYSELLSSGAGHERLQRLLKAWVRNNPHYVYWQGLDSLTAPFLYLNFNNEARAFECLSAFIPKYLHKFFLKDNSAVIQEYLGKFSQIIAFHDPQLANHLRSINFVPELFAIPWFLTMFSHVFPLHKILHLWDKLLLGDSSFPLLVGLAILKQLRDSLLTSGFNECILLFSDLPEIDIELCVKDSMMMYQNTPPSITYRKHQFNQPKDINWSELEPGTEKMPRISVDDFLDLLDNSPEKLIAVDVRNNIQFERGAVIGSINIPFTSVQLSLTHIETLGPHAKPLIENKNSIVIIIGPHDQNNALFADFLVKCGIMGVCSLQGGISALRAKSPNVIVAVR; encoded by the exons tCATCATCCAAATTTATCTACATATCTTGACATAATTAGAAGTAAAcatg aacggATAGTAGTGGTTGCAGAATATAATGGAGACCCATTAaacaacaaacaaaatttaaacatagatgatattataaaaatagcatttcaatgtttattagGTTTACAACATatgaatatgttaaatttagTACATAGACATTTAAGtcctgaaaatatattaattaataaaagtggAAATgtgcaattatataattttggtttatattatatgacagATAGTGGAAAAAATGTATCTTTTCCTATTGg ttaccCAAAATATACAGCACCAGAAGTATTTCTAAGTCCTGGTGTCAGTAGTGCAAAAGTAGATTCTTGGTCTTTAGGAATAATTATAGcagaattattattgacaAAGTCAATATGGTCAGGTGTAAAATTATCCCAATGTTTACGAAAGGTTCTTAGTCTCATTCATTGTGAAACTTCTGTATTTGAACGTCTTGCAAGAGAAACTAATTGTTATAACACATATaag gaTTTACCTGATAAAGTAAAAGAATTTGTAGATTCTTGCCTTCAAATTCATCCTTCAAAACGCAAAATAccagaagaattattaaaattgccaatatttgaagaatttttattaaaaaatgaaaaagaaaagaaaaaaaatctatataaaaatgtaattgttaGGAAAATGGatgaattgtattatttatggcAATTAGCAGGAGGAGATATTACTgtagaattaaagaaacaagGACTTATCAGATCAAGACCACCTATTTTATCCATTccaaa TTTAGTAATACTTTTAGGTCAAATGTTTGGAAGGAGAGATACAGCAGGTTTACTTGATTTACGTGTTGTTAAAGTCCCTCTTGATACATTACGTCAACGTTTGTCTCATATACcatatattgcaaattatcCATGGTTAACAAATCA aatgcaCGTTCAATCACAAGAAGATTTAATAGATGCTGCTTCTCAGTTACCTTTAATCATAAGGGAAAGAGATAcagaatatcaattttatagaattgttttatatgaTAGATTGCTACAg gtATATCCAATTACACAAGAAGTAATCATTAAAGAAGCACACAAAGATATACCACCACCTGTTAGAGGAGCAGTTTGGGCAGCATTACTTGGTATTACTGGTGATATTCAAAAACGTTATGATATGATTGATAAAGAAACACCTACTCATACAGATCGACAA atAGAAGTAGATATACCAAGATGTCATCAATATAGTGAATTATTGTCATCTGGTGCTGGTCATGAGAGATTACAAAGATTACTCAAAGCATGGGTTCGAAATAATCCTCATTATGTTTATTGGCAAGGATTAGATTCTTTAACAGCTCCATTTCTTTATCTTAACTTTAATAACGAAG CTAGAGCATTTGAATGTTTGTCTGCATTTATACCAAAATATCTTCacaaattcttcttaaaagaTAATTCAGCTGTTATACAAGAATATTTaggaaaattttcacaaattatagCTTTTCATGATCCTCAATTAGCTAATCATCTTAGATCAATTAACTTTGTACCAGAATTATTTGCTATTCCATGGTTTTTAACAATGTTTTCAC atgttTTTCCACTTCACAAAATACTCCATTTATGGGATAAACTCTTGTTAGGAGATTCTTCATTTCCACTTCTTGTTGGATTAGCTATATTGAAACAACTACGAGATTCTCTTTTAACTTCAGGTTTTAATGaatgtattcttttattttctgatcTTCCTGAAATCGATATAGAATTGTGTGTTAAAGATTCTATGATGATGTATCAAAATACACCACCTAGTATTACTTATAGAAAACATCAATTTAATCAACCAAag gaTATAAATTGGTCAGAATTAGAACCTGGGACTGAAAAAATGCCAAGAATTTCTGTTGatgattttttagatttattagataatagtCCTGAAAAATTGATAGCTGTAGATGTACGTAATAATATACA atttgaaAGAGGTGCTGTAATAGGTAgtattaatattccatttacAAGTGTACAACTTTCTTTAACTCATATTGAAACCCTTGGACCACATGCAAAACCActcatagaaaataaaaatagtattgtCATAATTATTGGACCCCATGATCAAAATAATGCAttg TTTGCAGATTTCTTAGTAAAATGCGGAATTATGGGCGTATGTTCTTTACAAGGAGGAATTTCTGCTTTACGAGCAAAATCTCCAAATGTTATAGTAGCAGTgcgttaa